Sequence from the Thunnus maccoyii chromosome 11, fThuMac1.1, whole genome shotgun sequence genome:
GACTGTGGAGAGAGTTGAGCTCTGCTTTCCACAACTCAACTCCTCCTGCAGGAAGCCAGAACCCCCTAACACTAATACTGtgcttatttacattttgttgtccttcatctctctgctcACTGCAGCTCTCAACCTGCTGGTCATCATCTCCATCTCCCACTTGAGGCAGATAATCGTCATACCTTGAGCAAATATATCGATATATTGTGGTTTGATTTACAGGATAAAGTGGCTTCAGACTTGCACATAGATGTGCTAGCCCTGAGGTCTTTACATACTGGTTGCTGGTCTACTATTAAGTTATACTGTGATTTTTCATCAATACTGCTTTTTGCAAAACTACTACTGATATTGCTGATATTCACAGTGATGATGTTCTCTCATTGCAGGCAGCTCCACACTTCcaccaacctcctcctcctctctctggctGTCTCAGACTTTCTTGTGGGCCTTCTGGTGATGCCCGTTGAAATCCTCTTGACAGAGACCTGCTGGATCCTGGGTGACATCATGTGTgctctgtattattttttaccTATCATAATAATCTCTGCCTCCGTAGGAAACATGGTGCTCATATCAGTCGACCGCTATGTGGCTATTTGTGACCCTCTGCATTACCCCACAAAAGTCACTAAAAAAATAGTTATAATATGTATTTGCCTGTGTTGGATTTGTTCCGTTTTCTATAGCATTATCCTTTTATATGATAACCTGAAGCAACCAGGCAGGTATAATTCCTGCTATGGAGAATGTGTGGTAAATATTACAGGGGCTGTTGACCTTGTTTTGACCTTCATCATTCCCATTTCTGTCATCATAGTTCTGTATATGAGAGTATTTGTGGTGGCTGTGTCTCAGGCTCGTGCTATGAGGTCTGGCATTGCAGCTGTTTCACTCCAGCATTCAGTGAAAATAACTGTTCTGAAATCTGAGATTAAAGCAGCCAGGACTCTTGGTGTTGTTATAGTTGtatttctgatgtgtttctctcCATATTACTGTGTGTCTCTCACAGGCCAGGACATCTTGGTCGGTTCTACAACTGAGGCCTTCATGATTTTTCTCATGTATTTTAACTCTTGTCTAAACCCTGTCATATATGCCTTTTTCTACCCCTGGTTTAAAAAAGCTATTAAACTCATTGTTACTCTTCAGATACTGCAGCCTGACTCCTGTGAGGCCAACATACTGTAGCCAGAAACTGTAGAATGAGTGAAAAGGCTGTTTAAGTATTTATACAAatctttttaaaagcttttttttttccacagtgttTTTAGAAACGGACAACAATTCAGGAGCTGGAAGATGAGCATCTTGTGGTGACTGTAATGGTACATataatgtaaatcatttacTATTTAATCCCATACATGCTTCTCAGTTAGTACAGTCACATCcataaaatatgtacatttttaaaggagAGAATGTTGATGATGAAAAGATCTGCAAGTTCTGGAGGAACCagttaattgaaaaaaagaaaagcatccAGCAACAGCAGTCTGAAGTCAGAATTCTCcacacactttttgtttttgttaacagGTGTCCAGTTTGGTGCTTTCACTAACAGATTCTAATGGTTTCActggctgtatgtgtgtatgtatgataaaataaaataaactgacaaCAGATCTACAGTGAAGTGGTCTTCTAAaatcatgaaataaacaaataaacagctcACACACTGCAGTGGATGGgctgtttatttgttcattttatgatTTGATCGCTTTCTGCCCAACACCTGTCCTCCTCTTTGGTTTGGATGTGCGTGCACACTGCAATCTTCTtctaaaatcacacatcattATGTTACAATCCTGTTCACTAAGGTCAtgttaaaacactgacagtggcagaattacagtattagtattactggatctcagtgccgCATTTGACACGGTTGACCACAACATATGactagacagactggaaaagttggtgggactttctggcacagtactaaactgggaggaaaaaacaaacttcaggcACTCATGCGTGGAGCAGGAATGGAAAAACTCTGGGATTAAGTGAAAAAGCCTTTATTCAACATGGCTacttacaatttaaaaaacGACCGGTTTCGATCATAAAGGTCTTCATCAGGGTACAGGGGTGAACAAACAACAggcaaacattttataaacttggCAGGGGGTGTCACCCAATCCTGATTATGAATGCAGGTGTTTGACAGGAAATGGATCACAATGAGAAGCCATGTTTAAAATGGCACGCCTCTTCAAGTACTCAAGAAATATCCTGcacaaaaatgagaaagaaatgaCCAAAACAACATTAAGATTGTATACATCAAATCAATACATTtccaaaaataatcaattactTAAATTATGTAACCATACACATGAATGATACTCTACATTTATAGAAAAGTTGTGTAATCAATCTCCTCATTTAAACCAGGATATACCATTGCATCAAGTTTGAAAATCTAAGAAGTTTCCCTTTTGAGAAGTCTGCGTAAACGATCACCACCCCTGATGGACATCTTTAGTAATTCTAAACCCTCTATCCTCAACAAGGAATCATTACTATTATGTACCTCTTTGAAGTGTTTGGCCATGGGGTAGTCCACATTCTGGGTTCTGATCACATATTTGTGTTCTGAAAGTCTGTCCTTAAGGCATCTTTTGGTGCGTCCTATACAAAAACAGTTACATGGGCATGTGAGACGGTATACAACAAAAGTAGTGTTACAGTTTATAATGTCTCTCTGATTGTACTTTTGTCCTGTTTTCAGATCAGTAAATGTCTTTGTTTGAATCACATTTGAACAGTGCTTGCATGTGTTAATAAAACTTGAAAGTACCCGAGGGCCTCTTTAACCACATGTCCTCTTTATGTGCTGGTAGATAACTGTAACCAATTTTTCTTTTATAGTAGAAGCTTGTTTGTAGGATATAACTGGTGGTTCTGGGAAAAACTCTCAGATTAGGGTCACTTTTTAAGATAGCCCAATTAGAATGAATGgtatgtttaattttctgaGATTTAGTGTTACAACGCGtgacaaaaaattaattggAGGAATTCCTCTCTTGTTTGTCAGACTTGCGCAATAGATTGCTGCGGTTTATATATCAGACTTTTTCTAAAGCAGTGGAAATAATATGTAGCTTATAAGACCTTTCCTTGAGTCGCTCTGATAGGCTTTTGGCCTGCTTCTCAaagtcagagtcagagtcaCAAATCCGCCTGCCTCTTTGAAACTGTCCATAAGGgatattcttttttttgatGTGGAGGGTGGAAGGAATGATAATGAAGTAgagaatttctgtttttttgcgAAATAAAGTGGTATGTAAACCATTGTCATCATCTTTATAAATAGTGAGATCCAAGAAATAGATTTTTTCTTTAGAGTATTCCATGTTTAGACTTTACATTCACTCTCAGGACATTATTATGAAGTTGCTGCACGCTATTCTTGACCACAGCAGCTTCATATTGTGttatgctgctgctgttgctgctgagtCCAATTATCCTTGTATCTCTTTTGGATCAGGtttatctctttttcttttttttgaaaatgaatgagtaTGCTCACtcagacttttaaaatgaaggctttttacattttcagaatgAGTGAAGGAAttaggagagaggagacagaagtgaggaagaattgcacaatgtaatggtgttgaaagaaatacaaggagaaagtaaagaactgattTAAggtttaataaataattactcTGTTGTTAAAATGGCATTACATTTGGTGTAGTTTAGGACCTGGGATTTGACTTGGGACTTGTCAGTCTTGACTTGGCACTTGAGTGTGAAGACTTGAGACTTACTTGAGACTTGCCAAAAAATGACTTGGTCCCACCACTGCTTTATAGCATAGTCTCATTGCTCCAATCAGTGCTGTTGCAGCTGCACCACACAGCAGTTTTCAGCAAATGAATGATGTAACTGGTGAACATGAGCATTGAGCTGCTAAAGAGCCATATacaagtatacagtatacagtctttcagaagttggtggagaccaaaccaaagcaaaatgagagtgaataatGGACTTACACATACATCAGGTGACTAGAGACATAACTCATAATTaatgctgatgttgctccatgtctggtggatgtgtaaataggcgactgtttgctaacatgttagccacaagGCCATAATACGTCAAATATGTTTGTGATGTTTAGCTTTTTGTGGATTTCTTTGACCATGTGGCCAAGAAACTGATATTGCTTTCAGACCTAACTGCTGAAACTGTTatcacaagattttaaaatattatcagGATGTAATGGAAATGTTAGAtgcaaacagaaagagaaaaaaagagcaggtACCAAGAcaagatgggaaaaaaaagtatgatgAATAGATTGAGGGAGGAGGGCCATCAGGCTCCATGTAAGAGAAAACATGAGCTATAGTTAGGGGGAGGCAAAGGGAGGAGAGTGATAAAAGAGCTGTGTGATAGAGAGCTTCGGCCAATAAGCTGCAAGGGCTCTGGAGCTTCTCCTCAATGATGATGGAGACCCTGGAGGGAGCTGGACTCTGCTTTCCACACCTGAACTCTTCCTGCAAGAAACCCACACATCCTCACACTGAGGCCATGCTGATATATGTTCTGCTGTCCTCCATTTCTCTGGTCACTGTTGCTCTTAACCTGCTGGTCATCTTCTCCATCTCCCACTTCAGgcatatataatataaactaaATGATATAAACTCTCCAACATAAGCTGAAATGTTATAATTTACATAAATAGCTTGACCTAGGAGAATACATTGTTTTGATGTGGTATATAAATGTTATGTCtactgctttgttttgtttgtgacagTGATTTACTGTGAAGTAATTATTATATTGCTGCATTATTCTATTTACAGATTGTTTGTTATGTCTGTATGATTACAATATATTGATTGTACTCTCCCTCTCCAGGCAGCTCCACACCCCcaccaacctcctcctcctctctctggctGTCTCAGATCTCCTTGTGGGTCTCCTGCTGATGCCTGTTGAAATCATCTACATAGAAGCCTGCTGGTTTCTTGGTGATATTGTGTGCACTCTGTATTATGTTGTAGACTACATCATTACCTCTACCTCGGTAGCCAATATGGTGCTCTTGTCACTTGACCGTTACATAGCCATTTGTGACCCTCTGCATTACCCCACCAAAGTCACTAAGAGAAGAGcagaaatctgtgtgtgtttgtgttggattTGTTCTGTCTTCTATCGGATTCTCCTTTTAAATGATCACCTGGAACAACCAGGAAGGTCCAATTCCTGCTTGGGAGAGTGTGTGGTTGTCATCAACTACATTGCAGGAGTTGTTGACCTTGTTTTCACCTTTATTATTCCCATTACTGTCATCATAATTCTGTATACCAGAGTATTTGTGGTGGCTGTGTCTCAGGCTCGTGCCATTCGGTCTCACATTGCAGCTGTTTCAGCTCAGTGCTCAGGGGCTGTAACTGTGAAGAAAACTGAGATGAAGGCAGCCAGGACTCTTGGTATTGTTGTAGTTGTGTTTCTGATTTGTTTCTGCCCATACTACTACCCAGCTCTGGCAGGTGAAGACACTACAGTCAATGCTTCATATGCAGCTTTTGATATCTGGCTGGCACATTTCAACTCCTGTCTGAACCCTGTGATCTATACCTTTTTCTACCCTTGGTTCAGAAAATCTATTAAACTCATTTTTACGCTTCAGATACTGAAGACTGGCTCCCGTGATGCTAAAATATTGTAAAGACAGACTAGGGTGTTTAAACTTTGTCTTTAAACTGAGATGCTCTTTATGGAAGGTGAATGTATTAATTAGTTTTTGTGCAAAGACATATAGAATCAAGTGGAAAACCTGTTCTTTACTGTCCTTTAATTGTATACTgtctatgtgtatgtatattaaACACTAGATTAATCTTGGTCTCTATAAAACATTCCATTCTAACATCATTAATGTAACGACATTGATATTCATGTCGTGAATTCTCAACAAGTCATTAGTCTTGTGATTAATATACTTAATATATGCTAATAATCAttgaaacataaacataatcACACAGTAATTTAAACATTATCTTCATTGTTGGGAACAAATCTCACTCCAAGCTGAAGTCAAAAATTGGCAGCCCTGCATATACATTGCGAAACTGTGCCCCCCTCAAAAGTGCCAAAATAATGAACGTTTGTAAGAATGCTGCCTCAAGTCAAAACCtaggcttcagcctgctctcatactccatttgcaaagttacatCTAGTTCTCCCTCAAACCAACAGATTATTCacgcatgcccacaaacagccgtccaCTCTGTAGATTTTATTGCTAAAGTTGTTGCTAAgtttgttccatgggttgttcaccTTGTCCACCCACAGatttcagatcggattcaggctcaaatatgtacggatgtatttgacaagttgacattttgagtaaagaatgacaaaaagaagtgaaatcctactactactgtttgttcaCGTAGCCTCTGAACCTGGCAGAAGTCTGACTTTGCTACAGGTAACAGTTCCATAGACAAGCTTTATAGGTGTGAAGCAGCATCATCAAGTCAATGATCTTAGTTCAGTGTTTTGTCTGTAGATGTTGTCATGGCATCCAGGCCAATCATGAGTAGGAGATGTAATGGCTATGATTACATGGgtcatttttttattccaaTTCAGCGTTCTGTCTTTAAATTAGCACTAAATATGGGCCGTcatttttcctttcctcttctcctcaggttttcagtgtgtgtgtgctcattaAACTAATGAAATAATAGTGTCTCTTCTGTGAACTGGTGAATTGGCCAAATGTACACCTGATTGGTTTGCCATTattatgtgtttcttttctgcCTATTAGTTAATATGAaattatcatatcatatcatatatgaAACACAAGCTCAGCTTTTATTACAGACAACAAATACACGTCTTTTGTTCACAATCATTTAAAGGCCACACACAGGGACATATCGTAGTGCATGAATTGGGTTTACATCAGGAGAGGGAGATCAAATCTTTACTTGCCGCTACCGTTACTGTTTTATGTGAAATCAATTGTTACTATTTGTAGAGTGATCTCTGTCCTCACATTTCAATATTACTTAGCATAAATTAATCCATATCTCTGAATAAAAGCTATGCATTGTTCCTTCATTTTTGCCAGTCCTTTTTTTGTCAACAGACAGCTGTTGTCAGAAGAGTTCCTCTGCACTGAAGAGTTTATTGCACATcactgtaataaataataataaaaaacaactatGCACGAAGCTTTAGGTACATCAGACACTGATCAATTAATAATCTTCTAATATTTCTCTTGGTGAGTACATTCTTATCATGGTTTTCATGTCAAGACAAgactttaagattttaaaactggactaaatgttgtttaaaagagattttttaaataggctgcatatacagtactagtcaaaagtctgaacacaccttCCCATTAAGAGTCTAAACttctgactggtactgtaacATGTTTTAGCATCATTTCAGTTGTTATGTTTAAACTTactacacactgaaatatagtcattaaatgcaaatatgcaaaatagATCTCAAAAATAACTTTGATGCTTTTTCCACTGAAAATCCATAACTCATTATTACTGGATGTAGCTATGAGGTTACAATCACAGGCCTGTAAGTAAAATACAAAGTCTTATCTTTGTGATCCATAtccatatttttgtatttcatctaCAGTTGCTGCCACCTGAATTAATATTTTAGAGTATAATATAGTTTAACAGTAAAATTCAAGCACTTAATCATCCATtaaggaaaataataaatgacGAATGGCCACGCTAAAGAAAACATTACTGTGTAAACTTGTCAATCTTTTCCCCACTCCAGGctctgtcactgctgctgtatttataaaaaaaatgatatagtgtgcatacacacactctactAATATACCACATACGCTCACATACTCTTAACTCAGTGAATGTATTTAGAGTTGATTGAACAAACACTGATCATCTGTTCTGGAAACGAAAAATCAGAGTTTCCTATTTCAGGGTTCATCAACTCAATTCAGTTTTAGGTTAAGAATATGttaaacctgctttctggaaTAATCCCCAGGTCTAATCAGGCAAAATAAGTTAAAACATCCGTTTGGGTCAACCGTGGGTATGCCAggcctttaaaaatatatattcattacAATTACCTTCATGTCGACACCTTCCTAAAATAATGGCCCAAGTCATTTGGAAAGTCTCCAGCACAACAGGCATACTATAATACCGGTCAAACAATGTTATGATTACTAATATTATGTTCAAGtgagattttcattaaataaaatcacaaaagtaAAGAGGATCCTTTGTAATTTTTTAGTTATACACATAATTTCTAGCTGTTAGATTACAATACGGTACTCAAATCTTTCTTAATTAGATCatttatgtggaaaaaatgagacaactgtagatgaaatattgtttaaaaggcagaaaagagTTAACAGAAAGTCTATCACTTGTGACAGCCACAGATTGTGGAGCCTTTCCACTCTTTGCTAAATGCTAGCTTCATGGACTTAGCTATTTTGCTGACTAAAATGCTGACTCaaaagactgaataaaaagactaaaaaactATGCAATATGACGATTTAGTCACACTCTTGACATAGGCCATTATACTACAGGGGTAGAATCACATGATCTGTTCAACTGAGGATGTGGGCAATTTTACCAGAGGTGGCCAGCATAATGAGGAGGTGATTTAGgctaaaaaatcatttttgtcaaaaaataacTTGGGCCATTATTTTAGGAAGGTGACGATGTATAAGTACACAAATACAGAAGTGGGCCTATGAAGTGATCATGGAAaagtttaatacattttaaattatgttacATGTTCCAACTTATAGTTTGTTAATCTCTATAGAACCTTGCAATGTGTACTAAAACATCCTTGAAAACCAGTCAGGCAAATTCAACAACGTGATGACAAAACATTTCACCATTCGTCAGGTAGGTTAGGTCACTTACACAGAATAAATAACTGAGTCATGATGGTTCAGGATATTTTagcaaaaaatgaataaataaatatgtatacaATCATGCTTTTatacagctaatgtacagttGTTGAATTCATTGACACAAAGACATGAACAACATTTCACTGTCATTAATCTTCTTGAAAAAAAACTTGGTGATGATGTGCTGAAGGAGTCTGCTGCGCTAAAACACAACTGAATACGGAGCGCACACTTCCCTCATTTGAGTCACTCTACTAATATCTCTACAGTATGTTGACATCACAGGAGTCAGGCTGCAGTATCTTTAGAGTAACAGTGAGTTTAATAGATTTCCTAAACCAGGGGTAGAAAAAAGCATAGATAATTGGATTTAGACAAGAGTTACAATAGAGCAGCCAGACCCCAAATATTGAAAATGCAACACTGGTTGACATGTCCTGGCCTGCGAGAGAGGGATAAAAATATGGAcagaaacatattaaaaacacaagtacGACAACACCAAGAGTTCTGGCAGCTTTTCTCTCAGACGTCCTTGCAGTTACACTCACTGAACCCTGAAGTGTGACAGCTGCAATGTGGGACCTCATGGCTCGAACCTGAGACACAGCCACCACAAATACTCTCATATAAAGAACTATTATGACAGCAATGGGGCCAACAAAGGTCAACGTGACATCAACAGCTCCTGTTATGAAGTCAATTACAACCACACACTCTCCATAGCAGGAATTATATCTATCTGGATGTTTCAGAAAGTCATTCAGTATCAGTCCGTTGTAGAGCACAGAACAGGcccaacacagacaaacacagattttGACTTTTGTCAGAGTGACTTTTGTGGGATAACACAGAGGGTCACAAATGGCCACATATCGGTCAACTGATATGAGGACCATGTTTCCTACTGAGGCAGATGTAAGGATAAAAGAGGCATAATAAAAAAGACCACATATGAAGGTCCCCAAAAACCAGCAGCCCCCTATAAGGAGGATCTGAACAGGCATCAGCAGGAGGCCAACGAGGAAGTCTGacacagccagagagagaagcagtaGGTTGGTGGGGGTGTGGAGCtgcctggagagagagaataacATCACTGAATATATTATGAAATGTAGCAGTTGTAGAagtcacaaaaaatattttatttgcaaTAGTATGAGTATAAATAGTTAATAAACAACACTACACTAGGATGtattaaaatgtcataataaCAGCTTAAACTTTATATGTATAATGTTAGAGTAATAGAGGAGTTATATCATCAGTTGTAgaagtagtaagtaagtaataaCAGTACTACTATACAAAAGGCAAGACAAGTAAATTATTATTAGtgataaaagcattttaaaatactatatttttttatgaaaagcCTTAACAATATCTCCAAGGTCCCAAAAGCAACTCTTGTAAAATTAACTGCCTGatattaagaagaaaaaaaaaattagattatGCTTAGGTTTATCTCTGCCTGAAGTGGGAGATAGAGATGATGACCAGCAGGTTGAGAGACACAGTGAGCAGAGAAATGGAGGACAGCAAGATGTTAAGGAATACAGTCTCAGCACGAGGCTGCATCGGTTTCCTGCAGGAGGTGTTGAGGAGTTGTGGAAAGCAGAGTTCAACTCCTTCCTGGAGCTCCATTGTCAGAGAGAGCGAGAAGGAGGGGAGAAGCAGCTGAGCTCTTGCAGCTTTCTGAACAATGTTCACTGTCATAAAGCTGCTTTATCTTTCCCCTCCCTCCTGTCCCATAACCCAGAATAACTACATCTGTGCAGTGATGTAATGACCAAATACATTTACTGACGTCATAATGAGTTAAACCTTGTGCACTGAACTTGTGGATTCCTCAGTTTACTggatttttatggttttaacagACAACAACACATGTAATGTAGATTTCATTGGATATAGGTAGATAGAGGTTAAAGCCCTCCGCAGTGGAGTCCTATCAGCACCATTTTTTGTcaatctgaaaaaaatgaaaaaatgaaaaaattgtCATGTTGAAAGTATTGCtctgaacactgaaaaaaacatggtATTTTGGTTGGAGTATGGCTATGTAGGTTAACCTCAGTTATTCAggcaattttaatatattagtTTTGTACTAGTTTAGAATTGTATTGTATTAGTTTTCATGATATAGAAACGCGAGATGACGCCCATACCACATATCAGATGTGTCAAGGTATAGTACAGGGGTGAGCAAAAACTCTTAACttacaaataaatgtttctaTGCACAACAGTCTGAACGTCAGTCTGACgacatgttttaatattgtagacatttctctctctctcagctaaGATCAAAATCATCTCAAggcatgctctctctctctctctctccctctatctttctctctccctctctctttctccctctctctccaagTACTACACAGGTTGGCCTGGTAGACCATCAGAATAAAAATGCATTCTCAACAAAAGTCAGATTGTACTGCTATCAGCCGGTCCAGCAGTAAACTGCCCTGATCCATGACAGTAGTAGCCTAAAAATGATCAGAGTTCAGTAAtaaacaacaatgaaaatatactAGCAACTGCTTTAAAATCCTAACTTGCTCCTTCATGCAAGTAAGTTAGGTTAGAAAAATAGTCAAAACTTTACCAGTCTTCTTCCATGTCAAAACATGACACCTACATTAGTCACATTGAAACTCAACTGCCAACAGTTTGGTCGGAGATTTGGGGATGTTATGCTAGTACCTAAGATAGAGTAACAGCATTGGTCCGGTTACACGCTCACATGGTTTTTCTccactgctatgctgatgatacccaaCTCTATCTATCCTTCCCAGCAGACAACCTGACTGTCTCAGCGTGGATCTCACCCTGCCACCTTCAACTCAAACCTTTTAAGACTGAATTGTTGGTGGTCTCAGCCGGTCCTTCATGCA
This genomic interval carries:
- the LOC121907354 gene encoding trace amine-associated receptor 6-like, whose amino-acid sequence is MAETVERVELCFPQLNSSCRKPEPPNTNTVLIYILLSFISLLTAALNLLVIISISHLRQLHTSTNLLLLSLAVSDFLVGLLVMPVEILLTETCWILGDIMCALYYFLPIIIISASVGNMVLISVDRYVAICDPLHYPTKVTKKIVIICICLCWICSVFYSIILLYDNLKQPGRYNSCYGECVVNITGAVDLVLTFIIPISVIIVLYMRVFVVAVSQARAMRSGIAAVSLQHSVKITVLKSEIKAARTLGVVIVVFLMCFSPYYCVSLTGQDILVGSTTEAFMIFLMYFNSCLNPVIYAFFYPWFKKAIKLIVTLQILQPDSCEANIL
- the LOC121907125 gene encoding trace amine-associated receptor 13c-like, encoding MMMETLEGAGLCFPHLNSSCKKPTHPHTEAMLIYVLLSSISLVTVALNLLVIFSISHFRQLHTPTNLLLLSLAVSDLLVGLLLMPVEIIYIEACWFLGDIVCTLYYVVDYIITSTSVANMVLLSLDRYIAICDPLHYPTKVTKRRAEICVCLCWICSVFYRILLLNDHLEQPGRSNSCLGECVVVINYIAGVVDLVFTFIIPITVIIILYTRVFVVAVSQARAIRSHIAAVSAQCSGAVTVKKTEMKAARTLGIVVVVFLICFCPYYYPALAGEDTTVNASYAAFDIWLAHFNSCLNPVIYTFFYPWFRKSIKLIFTLQILKTGSRDAKIL
- the LOC121907126 gene encoding trace amine-associated receptor 13c-like; this translates as MELQEGVELCFPQLLNTSCRKPMQPRAETVFLNILLSSISLLTVSLNLLVIISISHFRQLHTPTNLLLLSLAVSDFLVGLLLMPVQILLIGGCWFLGTFICGLFYYASFILTSASVGNMVLISVDRYVAICDPLCYPTKVTLTKVKICVCLCWACSVLYNGLILNDFLKHPDRYNSCYGECVVVIDFITGAVDVTLTFVGPIAVIIVLYMRVFVVAVSQVRAMRSHIAAVTLQGSVSVTARTSERKAARTLGVVVLVFLICFCPYFYPSLAGQDMSTSVAFSIFGVWLLYCNSCLNPIIYAFFYPWFRKSIKLTVTLKILQPDSCDVNIL